A genomic segment from Micropterus dolomieu isolate WLL.071019.BEF.003 ecotype Adirondacks linkage group LG03, ASM2129224v1, whole genome shotgun sequence encodes:
- the nrsn1 gene encoding neurensin-1, whose product MTSCSEICGSEYGEQAHASSRNCQQYGVRSYLHQFYEECTASIWERDEDFQIQRSPSRWSSLLWKVCLVFGTLILLAGLIVVLVGYATPTRIEAFGEDDLLFVDSHAVSFNRVLDICKLTGAVLFCVGGTSMAVGLLLSAFAKSYSKEELYLQQKFKERLADLHATVGTPIMRAPTPGEGKVPVTLSKVQNIQPMTTKSET is encoded by the exons ATGACTTCTTGCTCAGAGATCTGTGGGTCGGAGTATGGTGAGCAAGCTCATGCCAGCAGCAGGAACTGTCAGCAGTATGGCGTCCGGTCCTACCTACACCAG ttttatgAGGAGTGCACAGCTTCTATCTGGGAACGTGATGAAGATTTTCAGATTCAGAGATCGCCTAGCCGGTGGAGCTCTTTACTCTGGAAG GTCTGTCTCGTGTTCGGCACCCTGATCTTGTTAGCAGGCCTCATTGTTGTTTTGGTGGGTTATGCCACTCCAACCAGGATTGAAGCATTTGGCGAGGATGATCTCCTTTTCGTTGACAG CCACGCCGTCAGTTTCAACCGTGTACTGGATATCTGTAAGCTAACTGGTGCTGTGCTGTTCTGTGTGGGAGGCACTTCCATGGCTGTGGGTCTCCTGCTGTCTGCCTTTGCCAAAAGCTATTCCAAAGAAGAACTGTATCTGCAGCAGAAGTTTAAGGAGAGGTTGGCAGATCTGCACGCAACAGTTG GTACCCCCATAATGAGAGCGCCGACCCCCGGGGAAGGAAAGGTGCCAGTCACACTTTCTAAAGTCCAGAACATCCAGCCAATGACCACAAAGTCAGAGACCTGA
- the LOC123969050 gene encoding CUB and sushi domain-containing protein 1-like encodes MNDSVELFDGANENARLLSSLAGSHSGETLPLATSNQIMLRFNAKSGQSARGFHFVYQAVPRTSDSQCSSVPEPRYGRRIGSEFSAGSVVRFECSPGYLLKGSSAMRCQAVPGALAQWNATTPTCIVPCSGNLTERRGTILSPGYPEPYPNSLNCLWRIHVSEGAGIQIQVMTFATEHNWDSLEIYDGGDMTAPKLGSFSGMTVCSLTHTNANSCTDSHAHKHSRNL; translated from the exons ATGAATGACTCAGTGGAGCTGTTTGATGGAGCCAATGAGAATGCTCGGTTGCTCAGCTCCCTTGCTGGGTCACATTCAG GAGAGACACTGCCATTGGCAACTTCCAATCAAATCATGCTGCGGTTCAATGCTAAGAGTGGCCAGTCAGCTAGAGGTTTCCACTTTGTCTACCAAG CTGTGCCTCGCACTAGTGACAGTCAGTGCAGTTCAGTGCCAGAGCCTCGGTACGGCAGGCGGATCGGTTCAGAGTTCTCAGCTGGTTCTGTGGTTCGGTTTGAGTGCAGTCCAGGATATCTACTGAAAGGATCCAGTGCTATGCGGTGCCAGGCTGTGCCAGGTGCCCTTGCCCAGTGGAATGCAACAACACCAACCTGTATAG TTCCCTGCAGTGGCAATTTGACTGAACGTCGCGGTACAATACTGTCTCCTGGCTATCCTGAACCCTACCCAAACAGTCTCAACTGTCTGTGGAGGATCCATGTCAGTGAAGGGGCTGGGATACAG ATCCAAGTGATGACGTTTGCTACTGAGCACAACTGGGACTCTTTGGAGATCTACGATGGAGGAGACATGACAGCTCCTAAATTAGGGTCATTTTCTGGTATGACAGtatgctctctcacacacacaaacgcaaacTCATGCACagactcacatgcacacaagcactCCAGAAATCTATGA